Proteins co-encoded in one Actinomadura luteofluorescens genomic window:
- a CDS encoding STAS domain-containing protein: MKDTAVPGLSTETRRGFIVLGLPAQISWQNYAGIREEVSRALSLACAGARGTRRGGVVVDFGDAVLLDAAGLVLMARAETRAQLLGCPLRAVVPALSAHVRRALHLTGLDRLVPVFADVASATAAPVPEAAPGEVDTTHVLDAIRALHPGDAGLTPTPPAPSELMITTTAAGDGDHTVVHLSGVLDEVTVPRLGETLTTLVEGDERHLMVRMHDRLGVRCDPLPILLGIRWRVAAEGGCLALPAMPARLREVIDREGLGSVFTGCRSAEDRVLSGAGSG, from the coding sequence ATGAAGGACACGGCGGTGCCGGGTCTGAGCACCGAGACCCGGCGAGGGTTCATCGTGCTCGGCCTGCCGGCGCAGATCAGTTGGCAGAACTACGCGGGGATCCGGGAGGAGGTGAGCAGGGCCCTGTCGCTGGCCTGCGCGGGCGCGCGGGGGACGCGGCGCGGCGGGGTCGTGGTCGACTTCGGTGACGCGGTCCTGCTGGACGCGGCCGGCCTCGTGCTGATGGCGCGGGCCGAGACGCGGGCGCAGCTGCTCGGCTGCCCGCTGCGGGCCGTGGTGCCGGCCCTGTCGGCGCACGTCCGGCGGGCGCTGCACCTCACCGGCCTGGACCGGCTCGTCCCGGTGTTCGCCGACGTCGCGTCGGCGACGGCGGCGCCCGTCCCGGAGGCGGCGCCGGGGGAGGTCGACACCACGCACGTCCTCGACGCGATCCGCGCGCTGCACCCGGGGGACGCCGGTCTCACCCCGACGCCGCCCGCCCCGTCCGAGCTGATGATCACCACGACGGCGGCCGGCGACGGCGACCACACCGTCGTGCACCTGTCCGGGGTGCTGGACGAGGTGACGGTGCCGCGGCTCGGGGAGACGCTGACCACGCTGGTCGAGGGCGACGAGCGGCACCTGATGGTGCGGATGCACGACCGGCTCGGCGTGCGCTGCGACCCGCTGCCGATCCTGCTCGGCATCCGCTGGCGCGTCGCGGCCGAGGGCGGCTGCCTGGCGCTGCCGGCGATGCCGGCCAGGCTCCGCGAGGTCATCGACCGCGAGGGCCTCGGCTCGGTGTTCACCGGCTGCCGTTCCGCCGAGGACCGCGTGCTCAGCGGCGCCGGGTCCGGGTAG